One stretch of Carassius gibelio isolate Cgi1373 ecotype wild population from Czech Republic chromosome B1, carGib1.2-hapl.c, whole genome shotgun sequence DNA includes these proteins:
- the LOC127949171 gene encoding receptor-type tyrosine-protein phosphatase delta — translation MPVLTVAPSEDGTALLKWQPPPAGLSPVLGYRLSYGQADPTSDSFMVLELNAEERTYSIPSLSAGVLYVFRLAARTIWGYGSSAQVTLLTPNVVQTTTDDMVTAPWTTDALNVSVQETVPLLANLTAQDINSSSVILRWERPKNYDWIRGYRVWFAVTYSNGTDIAMESDVAEATVVLHGLKPNTEYVARVCVLSKHGPGPYSLPISIKTQPAQEGRTHVYPSHTQTFTIRQAYLNKTHYIFITLEGCFLFMSGYFSLSLLVWVSCLVASFQCR, via the coding sequence ATGCCCGTGCTTACAGTTGCACCATCAGAAGATGGCACTGCCCTGCTGAAATGGCAGCCTCCTCCTGCTGGTCTGTCCCCAGTGCTGGGCTACAGGCTCTCATATGGCCAGGCCGACCCGACCTCAGACTCCTTCATGGTGCTAGAGCTAAACGCAGAGGAGCGCACCTACAGCATCCCATCTTTGAGCGCAGGGGTGCTGTACGTGTTCCGTCTGGCCGCGCGTACCATCTGGGGTTATGGTTCAAGCGCTCAGGTCACCCTTTTAACACCAAACGTGGTGCAGACAACCACAGATGACATGGTAACAGCCCCGTGGACAACAGATGCTTTAAATGTGAGCGTACAGGAAACAGTTCCGCTTTTGGCTAACTTAACAGCCCAAGACATCAACTCCTCTTCTGTGATCCTGAGATGGGAGCGACCTAAAAACTATGACTGGATCCGAGGTTACCGTGTGTGGTTCGCGGTCACCTATAGTAATGGCACGGACATTGCCATGGAATCAGACGTTGCGGAGGCCACAGTGGTTCTTCATGGCCTAAAGCCAAACACTGAGTATGTGgcgagagtgtgtgtgcttagcAAACACGGCCCTGGGCCCTATAGTCTCCCTATATCCATCAAAACACAACCAGCACAGGAAGGTAGGACTCATGTGTATCcttctcacacacaaacatttaccaTCAGGCAAGCCTACCTAAACAAAACCCACTACATTTTCATTACTCTAGAAGGATGTTTTCTGTTTATGTCTGGTTATTTTTCACTGTCTTTGTTGGTCTGGGTCTCTTGTTTGGTGGCCTCCTTTCAGTGCAGATAA